One genomic segment of Diceros bicornis minor isolate mBicDic1 chromosome 13, mDicBic1.mat.cur, whole genome shotgun sequence includes these proteins:
- the NBL1 gene encoding neuroblastoma suppressor of tumorigenicity 1, producing MLNNLLTSDELHPSGSFQPAERSRSVEKPGGGRFGKSGGASCPAAPSVRAEAWPEAHGRAGGRVARRGRGSGRPRRPLLRARRERPCAPARPFSFASLPPLPPPSLPIWSGDTPDVGAARLAAPPHRAPARGRRRRAAQPSRASRGRRQPCRPPPRASRGRRASPRRGPQTAPQEPAGAPRSPPPPPPPRARSRALQAAGTMLWVLVGAVLPTMLLAAPPPINKLALFPDKSAWCEAKNITQIVGHSGCEAKSIQNRACLGQCFSYSVPNTFPQSTESLVHCDSCMPAQSMWEIVTLECPGHEDVPRVDKLVEKILHCSCQACGKEPSHEGLSVYVQGEDAPGPQPGAHPHLHPHPHPGGQTPEPEDPPGAPHAEEEGAED from the exons ATGCTCAACAACCTCCTGACATCAGATGAGCTGCACCCATCTGGGAGCTTCCAGCCA GCGGAGAGAAGTCGGAGCGTAGAGAAACCCGGCGGAGGGCGCTTTGGAAAGAGTGGGGGCGCCAGCTGCCCCGCCGCGCCGTCGGTCCGCGCCGAAGCCTGGCCCGAGGCTcacgggcgggcgggcgggcgggtggCGAGAAGGGGCCGGGGCTCCGGGCGGCCGAGGCGCCCCCTCCTGCGCGCCCGGAGGGAGCGGCCGTGCGCGCCCGCCCGCCCTTTCTCTTTCGCGTCCCTCCCTCCGCTGCCCCCGCCCTCGCTCCCTATTTGGAGCGGAGACACCCCTGACGTCGGAGCCGCTCGGCTCGCCGCTCCCCCGCACCGCGCGCCCGCCCGGGGCCGCAGACGGCGCGCAGCGCAGCCCAGCCGAGCCTCGCGGGGCCGCCGCCAGCCCTGCCGGCCGCCTCCCCGAGCCTCCCGCGGGCGCCGGGCCTCTCCCCGCCGCGGCCCGCAGACAGCTCCGCAGGAACCGGCGGGCGCGCCGCgctccccgccgccgccgccgccgccgcgcgcgcG TTCTAGGGCTCTACAGGCCGCGGGCACGATGCTTTGGGTCCTGGTGGGGGCTGTCCTCCCCACCATGCTGCTGGCCGCCCCCCCGCCCATCAACAAGCTGGCCCTGTTCCCAGACAAGAGCGCCTGGTGCGAGGCAAAGAACATCACCCAGATCGTGGGCCACAGCGGCTGTGAGGCCAAGTCCATCCAGAACAG GGCGTGCCTGGGACAGTGCTTCAGCTACAGCGTCCCCAACACCTTCCCGCAGTCTACAGAGTCCCTGGTGCACTGTGACTCGTGCATGCCAGCCCAGTCCATGTGGGAGATC GTGACCTTGGAGTGCCCTGGCCACGAGGACGTGCCCCGGGTGGACAAGCTGGTGGAGAAGATCTTGCACTGCAGCTGCCAGGCGTGCGGCAAGGAGCCCAGTCACGAGGGGCTGAGCGTCTACGTGCAGGGCGAGGATGCGCCGGGCCCCCAGCCTGgcgcccacccccacctccaccctcacccccaccccggcGGGcagacccctgagcccgaggaccCCCCCGGGGCCCCCCATGCCGAGGAAGAGGGGGCTGAGGACTGA